The genomic DNA GACGCTCTCCTGGCCCTCACCCTGGGTCATCGTCATCGGCTCCTTCTTCTCCacgtgcggggctgggctgcagaGCCTGACCGGCGCCCCCCGGCTGCTGCAGGCCATTGCCAAGGACAACATCATCCCTTTTCTGCGGGTAATAGCGCGCTCCGCTTTGCTCTCCCTCCCACAGtacccagctgccctgccccagaactGGCTGCATCTCCGCACTGGGCAAGCTATCCCTATTGTGGGGTTGCTGTATGGCTATTACCCAGCtgctcccaccccagagctggctgcatcttaGTGCTGGGCAAGCCATCCCTGTGTGGTTTTGTGTAGCTgtcccccagctgccccaccctaGAGCTGGCTGCATTCCTGCTTTCCTGAAGTGGGTTTCCTGTGTGCTGTCGCCCTAGGTTTTCGGCCATAGCAAAGCCAACGGGGAGCCGACGTGGGCTTTGCTCCTGACAGCGGGTATCGCCGAGCTGGGCATCCTCATTGCCTCGCTGGACCTCGTGGCCCCCATCCTGTCTATGTAAGGTCCTCGCCGAGccacgtggggggagggggtgggcaggactcTGTGGAGGGGGGGAAGATTCCCGCCCCCAGCTGGGATTTGGCGTCCCCATCCCAGAGTGGGGAATCTCGTGGTGGCATGTCAGCCTGTGCCCTAGGGGGAGCTCCCGAGGCACCACCCCCTGACTGTCTCTTGTCTGTCTGGGTCCGTAGGTTCTTCTTGATGTGTTACCTCTTTGTCAATCTGGCCTGCGCCTTGCAGACCCTGCTGCGCACCCCCAACTGGAGACCCCGCTTTCGCTACTACCACTGGTAAGGGAGCCTAGGGGcctgggttctgccccagcaccaggaggagagtggggtctagtggttagagtaggagggcctgggttctatcccagccctgggagaggtgtggggtctagtgggttgcggggggggggggaggaggctgggcaacaggactcctgggttccttccccagctctgggaggggcctgTTGGGTGTGAATGGGGGTCCAAACTCCtgggtgttctctctctctctctctccctccctccccctgcagggcGCTCTCATTTGTGGGCATGAGCATTTGCCTGGCGCTCATGTTTGTGTCCTCCTGGTATTACGCCATCGTCGCCATGGTGATCGCCGGCATGATCTACAAGTACATCGAGTACCAGGGGTGCGTCGTCTCCTGCAGGGCCTGGCACTCCTTGGGCTGGACGGGCCGCCCCTGGAACTCCTGGGTTCACCCATTTCCTCCCTGACCTCGGGGAgttccccaccccctctgcctCGGCTTCCCCATCTCCTGCCCGCTAGGGAGCCgagtggggcttgggctccaTGGGGCAGGCAGCCCTCACCTTCTTGGTGGCCGCCAGCCAGGGGCCTGTGGGCAGCTGTGGTAATGGGAGACATCCCCTATCCTCAGTGGTCACCCTGCCGGGATGTAGTGCTCTGGCTCTGTACAGGAAGACCTGTCTCATGGGTTAGAGCTGAGGGAGCTGGAatccaggacacctgggttctgtcccagctctgggaggggagtggggtctagtagttGGACAAGAgtgggttgggagccaggacgcctgggttctgtccaGTCTGAACTTGGCCAGGTcccttcccctgcctcagtttccccagctttCTCACGTGAACCCGTCTCCTCGGTGTGGGGTGGATGGCTTTTGGCTGAGCAccgtctctctccccccaccgcaGAGCCGAGAAGGAGTGGGGCGACGGCATCCGGGGCCTGTCGCTGAGCGCTGCCCGCTTTGCCCTGCTGCGCCTGGAGGTGGGCCCCCCCCACACCAAGAACTGGAGGTAggagagcccccccacacccgctGCACCATGGGGTGAGCACCCTCTGGCCCCCATgtgacccctctccccccgcaggccccagctgctggtgctgctgaagCTGGACGAGGACCTGCATGTGAAGCACCCACGCCTGCTGACCTTCGCCTCGCAGCTCAAGGCGGGCAAGGGCCTGACGATCGTGGGCACCGTCATGGTGGGCAACTTCCTGGAGAACTACGCCGAGGCGCTGGCGGCTGAGcaggtcagggaagggggagagagcacCCCCTGCCGAGCTCCACCCTGCTGTACGGTGCCCCCTGCTGGacgctctcccctccccgcagcagcatGGTGCCCCCTGCCAAGCCACTTGGCCCTGCTCCATGCCACAGTTCCTCCATTCCCCAACAGCTGCCTGGtaccccctcctgagcccctgcccccagacccttGCTCCGTGtgccacagtgccccctgctgtgtCACACCCCACTGCATGATACCCCTTGGCAAGCGCCCCACCATCCTGCTCCGTGtggcacagtgccccctgcctaGTGCCTCCCCCATGCCAGCAGTACGGTGTCCCTTGCTGAGCCCCAGGACAGTGCCCCCCGTAGAACCTCCCCTGGCCCCTGCTCTGTGTGGCACAGcatcccctgcctcctgcacacacccaccccctgctgaGCGCCCCGGACCCTGCTCTCTGCGGCATGGTGCCCCCCAAGTGCTGTGGCTTCCCTTGCAGAggcccccagcagcacagcgccccctagctgCTCCCCTGTATATGTGTCTTGCAGACCATCAAGCACCTGATGGAGGCAGAGCGCGTGAAGGGCTTCTGCCAGCTGGTGGTGGCAGCCAAGGTGCGGGAGGGCATCTCCCACCTCATCCAGTCCTGTGGCCTGGGCGGCATGAAGCACAACACAGTGGTGATGGGCTGGCCCAATGCCTGGCGCCAGAGCGAGGACGCCCGCGCCTGGAAGACCTTCATCAGTACGTGGGGGTGTGGGCTTGGGggatctcccctctcccccactggtGCCCTCTGACCTCTGCCCACTTTTGTCACCATAGGCACTGTCCGAGTCACCACAGCCGCTCACCTGGCCCTACTGGTGGCCAAGAATGTGGCCTTCTACCCAGGCAACACGGAGCCCTTCGCTGAGGGCAACATCGACGTGTGGTGGATCGTCCACGATGGAGGCATGCTCATGCTGCTGCCCTTCCTGCTCAAGCAGCACAAGGTGCCAGTTGGGGCTcggtgtggggagtggggactggggcagcaggatgGAGAGCTGACCTGCGGGTGCTGACCCATCCAGTGCTtggcttctctctcttctcccgtGTCCCCAGGTGTGGCGTAAATGCAACATCCGCATCTTCACGGTGGCCCAGCTGGAGGATAACAGCATCCAGATGAAAAAGGACCTGGCCACCTTCCTGTACCACCTGCGCATCGAGGCAGAGGTGGAGGTGGTGGAGATGGTGAGAGACttgagggggcagctggggggagagcaCCATGCTCTGTGGCCCCCCTAGGAGTGGGGGAGACTGCATATGGGCAGAACGGCCCCTAGGGGGCAGCACTGCCACAGCTGAAGAGTGGAATCTCTCTTGGGAGCCCCAGGTATAGGCCCCATTTCTTCACATGGGACAGCTTTGTACACGATTtggagtgggagggagctgggactcctgggttctaggccagctctgggaggggggtggggcaggttgCACCTCTGGCCTCAGCTCATCCCACACGTGCCCCATACAGCATGACAGCGACATCTCAGCCTACACCTACGAACGGACCCTGATGATGGAGCAGCGCTCCCAGATGCTGCGGCACATGCGGCTCTCCAAGACTGAGCGGGACCGGGAGGTAAGTGGGgactgaggggtgggggtgggctgctcccctcccccatggggcaCCCCTCCACTCACCCCCAGGCTTCCCGCAGGCCCAGCTGGTGAAGGACCGCAACTCCATGCTGCGCCTGACCAGCATCGGGTCTGATGAGGACGAGGAAACGGAGACCTACCAAGAGAAGGTGCAGATGACCTGGACTAAGGATAAGTACATGGCGGCCCGCGGGCAGAAGGCCCGGACTCTCGAGGGCATGCAGGATCTGCTCAACATGAAGCCGTAAGCCCCTCTTGGTTCCCATCAGCCCCTAgggaccagccccccccccatccctggagGTGGTGATAGAGCTGCCCTAACATGAGGCTAGAAATGCTTTCCTCATCGCGGGGGTGGCatcaggacaccccccccccccacccatggagCCACCCCTGCACTGTCTGGCTCTCCCCTACCCGGTGGCCGCTGctaaccctcctgccccctgcagggACCAGTCCAATGTGCGGCGCATGCACACGGCCGTCAAACTCAACGAGGTGATCGTCAACAAGTCCCACGATGCAAAGCTGGTCCTGCTCAACATGCCGGGGCCGCCCCGCAACCCTGCAGGCGATGAGAACTGTATCCTTGGCGTGGGGAGCcaggggggtaggtggggggagCGCTGTCGATCTGTCTTGCCAGTGTTGGCTCCTTAATCCGTCCCCCAGACATGGAGTTCTTGGAGGTGCTGACTGAAGGGCTGGAGCGGGTGCTGCTGGTGCGGGGGGGTGGCAGCGAGGTCATCACTATCTACTCCTAGAGTGCCCCTCCACTGGCCTCTGCCACTTCATTCCACTGCTGCCCTCTAGAcaggctggggggaagaggcatgCCAAAATTCACCAAGGGCACACCTCCATGCAGCAGTTACcccacctctctactcctacagGGCAAGAAAGGGGGCGGCACAAAAGGGACTGTGGTATTAGACCCAACAGGGCTGGGTCACCATGGGGCAACCCTCACAAAGCAGGGATGGGAGAGATTTCCCATGATGCCCGTCACCACGCAGTGGCAAAGCTGCTTTGCTTCCTTTCCCTTTTCAGCTGCTGTGgaagggtgcaggggggttgtgggcctcctcccttctcccccctttTTGGGTGCAAGCAGCATGGTTGCTGTAATGGGGCCTGTTCGGGGCAGGCCAGTGCCAGTCACTGATCCAACTTCCTAGGCCTAATGGCTGGGATGCCCCTTGCAGGGGCCAGAGTGGGGTTGAGAACCAGAAGAAACCACCAACTCATCACACTTGTGGCTTAACTTTTTATTTCACATTCACTCCTGCCCCATAGCCCATAGGGTGGGGTTGCTGGATCATGAGAGGGTAGGGACATaagtttcccccttccctccccctggctGCTGTTGTCTCAGCACTAATCATGGCAGGCGGTTTCTGGAGCTGCTGACCCCCAGGGCAGTCTTGAAACAGGCAAATCCAATCTCCTCTCCCCCTATAGCTTCAATTGGAAGGCAGGGCCTGGCACCCACTACTTgatctttggggagggggggcttttaatttattgggggtcAAGCCCCCGTTTACAGTAttggggggaagaagggattttttttggcTCTGTACCAGAAatgtgtaaagaataaaattttatACATTAAGTGTAGCTGTGGGGGCTGGAACTTGCACATGGGAGGGAAGATCCAGATTGTGCTTTTTGCGTGTACTCTGCCTCCCACTCCCCCGCAGCAGGCAGTGGAGGCACCTCTGCACAGCAGCTTTATTTATCCACCCTGCCCGAGGAGGGGGAAGGCTAGAAGAGGGTGGTGGGGCTCAAAGCCCAACAGGAGCTGTAGAGACTCCAGGTCCTCCTGGAAAACCTGCAATCTCTCCAGGGGCAAGGGGTATTGGTCACAGCAGCAGCCCCCCGCCGGTGTACTCCATCCGCTGCAATGAGAGGGGAGAGGGGGTCAGCACAGCCCTGCTAGCCCCTACCCCAtcttcctccatgccccccctgCTGCCCAAAAACCTCTATACTGTACCCAGGAGCTAAGCCCCCTCACCTCAGGGGGTTCGATGAAGGCCAGCCAGTCGGAGGCATGGGTGGGCAGCAGCCCCATGGACTGGCACTTGTAGACAGCCAGCGCCAGCCCCAGCAGGTTCCCGATCAGATACACGAGCCCCTGCAGGAACTTCTGGCTGGAGCTCTCCAGCAGCttgaaggctgggggtgggagaggacagTCAGACTTGGGGGCAAGAGCCAGGGTTGTAGgggggctccagccaccagcccagccaggaatctggagcagggtggggttgggggagaaaaGCTGAGACTGCATAGAGTCACTAACCGGCCCGGATTGGGGGAATGGTGAGGGGTTGATACTCACTGGTTGAAATAGCCATAGGGGGGGCCAGAGGTAGGCAGGCGGTGGGAGCAATGTGAGGGATACTCACTAGCAGAGAGGGCCAGaagggggtgctgggagggaatGGTGAGAGGAGACAGGGGATACTCACTAGCAGAGATGGCCATGAgggcctgcagggggcgccaAGCCATCATGCACACCATCATTGTGGGGAAGATGGAGATGGTGTTCCCAGCCATGTACATGATGAAGAGGTTCATGGGGATCTGCTTCAGTGGCCCCAGCGCCACATCCCAGCACcgctgggggggggaagaacatGTGTCAGAGGGGCCTTGCGtgtgtgcccccttcccccccagcactcTGCTCTGAGCCCTCCACTCCATCCCcttggagagaacccaggtgtcccacacctgcagacagaacccaggtgttctgGGGGTTCCCATCCCCTTGCTCTTGGCCCCCACAGTACCTTCTCCACCAGGATACGGTCAGTCTCCTGGACGCTGGTGTCAGGGACCTGCTTGTCTGAGTAGCCCACGGGATAGAGGGATTCGCCTTGGCCACTGCCCCGgtcgctgcggcccctggggggagagaggaggaggaggaggcaggagctTTGTGTACCTAGGGGaatacagccagctctggggtggggcaactGGGGAACAGCCACACAACGCTGGAGGGGGACAACTCGCTTGGCTTGGAGATGTAGCCATTAATAAACtggtgttttttttgggggggggggctatatGGTCCTATTTTCTCGCGAGCCCCCCGTGCCTGgccagccccttgcaggctgTGAGGGGATCCCAGCCTCTGGATCCCCCAGGATTTTCAAGCTCCTGGAGCCTGATCTGGGGGTCCCCGGGCAGACCCTCGACCGGCCACCCCCTCTCCGAGGGCAGGACCCCGCTGCCAGCCGCCTGGCCCCACACCCCGTCCCGCCCCCCGTAACAAGCCCCCGGCACCTCACCTGCCCCCGCTGCCCGGGCCGCCCAGCTCGATGGCCCACTTGAAGCGCCGGCCCCGACTGGCCACCAAGGGGGTCCCCATCTccgcctgcagccaggggagagacAGAGACCGAGTCGCAGGGAGCCCAGGCgccctgcccgccccctccctccccccctcccccggagcccaGACATCCTCCCcccgggaacccaggcgtcctgcccgccccctccccccctccccggagcccAGACATCCTCCCcccgggaacccaggcgtcctgacccctcccccctcccccggagcccaGACATCCTCCCcccgggaacccaggcgtcctgacccctcccccctcccccggagcccaGACATCCTCCCcccgggaacccaggcgtcctgcccgccccctccctccccccctcccccggagcccaGACATCCTCCCcccgggaacccaggcgtcctgacccctcccccctcccccggagcccaGACATCCTCCCcccgggaacccaggcgtcctggcccctccccccgagcagggaacccaggcgtcctgaccccCGGACACTCTCACCCAACCCGACGCCCCCCTTGGAAACAGCTAATTTCCGATCACAGAAAGCGACTTCCGCCTCTGTACTGTACGTCACTTCCTGTCGCCGGGGCAGaggccgctcctcctcccccgggGTGGGGCTGCCTGGCCAGAGTGAGGCTGGGGAACTTAGAACcgctccggccccagcccgcgGGCCTTaaaggggaggttggggaaatAAAGGGGAGGTTGGGGGAGCTAAAGAGGAATTCGGGGGGGGGAATTAAAGGGGAGGTTGGTGTTAAAGGGGAGTAGTGTGGGAATTAAAGGGGAATGCTCAGAGAATTAAAGGGGAGGTTGGGGGATTAAAGGGGCGTATGGAGGATTTTCAGGGCATTGGGTGGGAATGTGAGGGGGTTGACGGGGAGGCTGGCAGGAGTTAATGGGGCGTGCGGGGAGAGTCACAGAGGAGGGCGGGATGGTGAGGGCATTAAGGGGGTGTGAGGGCCACTGAAGACATCTGGGGGCCTGGGCAGGTTCTCgggctgtgtgtatgggggaCGGGGGCATGAGGCTGTCCATGTAGTGTCTATaattctcccacccacccccacccccacccatgacAATATGGACCTTTCAGAGCAGAGACACCACCATGATCCCCTGCACAAGGGGAGGCAAAGGGAAGGGATCGGGGGATGGGTGCATCTGTGCCCCCTGGTCCAGCTCCACATAACACCAGGCATCCCCTCCCGACAgcagggagcactgggaggggggtggggtctagtggttggagcagggacgcctgggagtcaggactcctgggttctctcctggctctgggatgggagtaGCGACTAGTGGTTacagaggggggggggaggagggggagatctgggagccaggactcctgggttctatgcctggcTCTGCTGTGTCATTTCTCCTCTGTTGCTGCACAGTCATAGCTCCCAGCTATAGGGTGTCACAGAGGCTGCCACATCCCCTTCGTGTGGTCACAGATTCACCGGCGGGCTTCTCAGAAACCCTCCTGCCGCAGTTGCTGTGATCGGGGCCCATGGTTTGTCTTCCCACCCTGCTCACAGCTGGGCCACCCTGAGAAAGATCAAAAGACCATGTTCCCACCCACCACCCAGAGCAGTTGCTGTCACACACGGCCCCCAGCACAGAGACAcgggcagggagctgagcgatgATGGGCCCAGATGAGTAAGAGCCCCAGATGTGCCCAGCTGTGAGCCAGCACCCGGAGCAACCCTGGATCCTGCAGGACGCATCCCCACACCGGGGTCTTCTCTGTCCATCATCCATCCAGCTGTGCAGGCACCCAGTTGCTGGGCTGACGCACGGCCTGTCTTTCCCCGCAGCCTGTGAGGTCAGCTGTGGTTGAACAGAGTCTGAACCTGCTACTCAGATGAGTGCGTATACGTGACCTGCAGGTTTCCTGCTGGGTCTATAAATCACCTAGGACTGAGGCAGATGcaccatccccttccccagatGGCTCTGATAATGCAGTTTCTTCTCCTGCTCCCCATGGCTTTTTTCCTGcctcctggggctctggctggtgaGTACGGGGGGAATCGGGACCCGTTCAGTGCTGTTGTGGCTGTTAGCAcatcctggctcctccccagagTCAGACACTTCCGCCTTGGGCGTTGTGCTCACCCTAGGACCCAGGTGGGATGCCATGGATTGGAGAAGGCTGGGCCCAAGTTGGTGCCATTGCTAAAGTTGCTTAGCCACAGGGGGAGATGCAGGGCCTGTGTCCACATGGACACAGAGGTGTGCGTTGTTCGTGAGTCAAGCTAACCTGCCCAGAGGCTGACATTAAACCTATCCTGATGTAAGGATATCTCCGCCAGGGTGGATCACTGGGGGAAAGGAAGCCCGGTCTCACTCCAAACCCTACATGGCTTTCCTCAACATCAGCATGAAGCATAGGCACAAAAGGTGTGGAGGATTCCTGATCCAAAAGGACTTTGTGCTGACGGCTGCGCACTGTGACCTAGGGTAAAGTGCCTGCTTCTTGACCCTCAATTTCAAAGTTGTTGCCTCCTGGGGAATTCCCAAAGAGGGGTAAGCTGTGGCTTACTGCCCGTGGGGGTAGGTGAGAATGTTTACACTGCCTTGGTGGCCACTAAAGTGGAATTAAGTGCTGATATTTAATTTGTCACCAGTAGGGTTCAGAGTTAACGGCCTGGCTGAGATGAATGGAGGCAAGGCTATCATTCCAGGCTGTCTCTGTGGGCGTAAGTCAAGCTCATGGGCAGGCGTTTTTAAGCCACCTAGGGGAGCTGGACAACTCATTCCCATTACACCAAACCAGAAGGGTCCAAATCTCAGCCACAGAGTTCTTTGTCCTCCCAGTCCTAGGGAGGACCAGGAAGTGTTAATAAAGTGGGGGACTTAAGGATATCTTTGCAGCTGCTGGGGCTAGATGattaagttttttttataaatggCACAGTTTGCTTGATCCTGTTGTTTCCTGATTTGCAGGAATTGCATGAATTTTGCTTTTCGAAGAGAtaagatgagattttcaaaggtgcctaagagGTGTGCACGGCCAATCCCCATTAAAATTAAATGGGGGACCTAAAATCCCTTGACAGCTTTGCAAATCTCAGCCCATGTGAGGTTAATtataatatctagctcttctcATCTggagatctcaaaacacttgacAAAAGGGGTTGGGATCATTATCCTGGGGATGTATAAAAAGGGGAATttcgagtaggagtagaggggTTATTTTATCCCTGGATTTGGccctggtgcaaccactgctgggatcctgtgtccagttctggcaccccacaattcaggaaagatgttgacGCATGGGAAAAGGGTCAGAGAAgacccacaagaatgattaaaggattggaaaatctGCCTTAGAGTGagtgactcaaggagctcaatttgtttagcttaaccaagagaaggaggttggactagatgaccacagtgaTGCCCTGTGGCCTTGGAATGTACAAATCTCCATtcaacagatggggaaactgaggcacaaagtggggCAATGACGtgtccaaggtcatccagcaagcctgtgaatagaacccaggtctcctgagtccccctCCGGcactctacccactagaccacactgccatAGGGTAACTCCTCATGCATGACTTGACAATAATAGCTCCACCCTCATTCAGCTCCATGGAGATGTTAATTCTGAGCCCTACTGACACTAATTCCTCTCTCTGTACGTAACTGTTTCACTGCAGCTGCTTttagtggctttgaaaatctcaggctCTGGTTCCTATTTTAACACCCCAGAAGGTTGGGGCAGCATGGATGGGTTTTGGGTAGGGGAGGCCAGTGGGATCTAGGAGCGCCCAACCCTAGCCCATTCCCAGCCACGACTCTCTGCCTTCCTAGAAAAATCGTGGTGTATCTGGGAGCTCACAATGTGACCAAGCGGGAGCGGAGCCAGCAACGCCTGGCCCTCCGAAGGAAAATCCCCCACCCGAAATACAACAACAAGACATGGGAGAATGATCTCATGTTACTCAAGATACCAATGACTGATTTTCTCCTATTACATCCCtgtttgtctctctgtctctccttctTGTGGCTCTTGTCTTAGAGCGTCAGCTCTTTAAGGCATGTACTGTCGCTTcaatctgtgtttgtgcagtgcttggCACAATGTGCTCATGGGTCGTGACTGGGGCCccaggtgctaccgtaatacatctaataaataatgtacagcacctggcacaatggggtcatggGTCATAAGTGGGGGTCTAGGTGCCACCGTAATACACTCAATAAAGCATAATAATAATGACCCCACATTCAGGGTATTCACATTTTTACTCaagacattttttgtttgtttgttttttagtcaAAAATGGGGGCTTTGCCTAACTGCtcctgtaaaaaaataaaaaaaaaatcagaatgataAAATTACGAAAgaaatttgttttctgtttttttttaattttatgttttgAAACACTGTAGAAATTTTCCACCTTTCACCGGTTTTTACTCCTCTGCCTCCAACATTCAGTTAGAGATAAAAGATAAAAAAGTGAGAGGGagtgacagagaaaaaaaaaaatctctaccttatttatttttccccactGGCAAAAAATTGGGACGAAGTAAAAAACAATAGGCATGTTTTCTTTTCCCTCTgtccccccccacattcccacacTCGAGTCCTTTTTTGTTTCTTGGTTTGCTTTTCACTGCAAGAAAAAAGTTCAAAGCGACAGAAAGAAtctctgaaatttcaaaatagattttttttaaatgaaatttttcattttgcatctgattttttaaaaaacatgaaaaattcTGAATGGGATGAAATATTGGTTTCCCTCCTATAAATTGATCAGTTATTCCCCTCTCCAGACATATACCGGGCAGGgatctcatcccctcctgcagaaGGGAGCGGTGTCTTTCTCACATACACACAGTCTtgacccccccaaaataaaatcctTCAAAAAATGTGGTTTCAGaagttatttgtattatggtggcACTTAGATCaaaatcagagccccattgtgccgggtgctgcccagaccccaaacGAGATCAGAACCtcactgtgccaggcgctgcacagaccctgacc from Malaclemys terrapin pileata isolate rMalTer1 chromosome 12, rMalTer1.hap1, whole genome shotgun sequence includes the following:
- the SLC12A6 gene encoding solute carrier family 12 member 6, whose product is MHQRQRSPAKMASVRFMVTPTKIDDIPGLSDTSPDLSSRSSSRVRFSSRESVPETSRSEGMSDFSGATTSGATVAGEPASDRTSNPHDMAEDVSQTSITGEQCQLLDPGRKKDIYLNNTSYEDGDEYFDKNLALFEEEMDTRPKVSSLLNRMANYTNLTQGAREHEEAENIAEGKKKPTKTPQMGTFMGVYLPCLQNIFGVILFLRLTWVVGTAGVLQAFAIVFICCCCTLLTAISMSAIATNGVVPAGGSYFMISRALGPEFGGAVGLCFYLGTTFAAAMYILGAIEIFLMYIAPEAAIFRSADVLKESAAMLNNMRVYGSAFLVLMVLVVFVGVRYVNKFASLFLACVIVSILAIYAGAIKSSFAPPRFPVCMLGNRTLSGRHINVCAKTQELGNFTVPTQLWGLFCNSSKQLNATCDEYFTHNNVTSIQGIPGLASGIITENLWSSYLQKGEIIEKPSAHSVDVLGAMSQEYVLADITTSFTLLVGIFFPSVTGIMAGSNRSGDLKDAQKSIPIGTILAILTTSFVYLSNVVLFGACIEGVVLRDKFGDAVHGNLVVGTLSWPSPWVIVIGSFFSTCGAGLQSLTGAPRLLQAIAKDNIIPFLRVFGHSKANGEPTWALLLTAGIAELGILIASLDLVAPILSMFFLMCYLFVNLACALQTLLRTPNWRPRFRYYHWALSFVGMSICLALMFVSSWYYAIVAMVIAGMIYKYIEYQGAEKEWGDGIRGLSLSAARFALLRLEVGPPHTKNWRPQLLVLLKLDEDLHVKHPRLLTFASQLKAGKGLTIVGTVMVGNFLENYAEALAAEQTIKHLMEAERVKGFCQLVVAAKVREGISHLIQSCGLGGMKHNTVVMGWPNAWRQSEDARAWKTFISTVRVTTAAHLALLVAKNVAFYPGNTEPFAEGNIDVWWIVHDGGMLMLLPFLLKQHKVWRKCNIRIFTVAQLEDNSIQMKKDLATFLYHLRIEAEVEVVEMHDSDISAYTYERTLMMEQRSQMLRHMRLSKTERDREAQLVKDRNSMLRLTSIGSDEDEETETYQEKVQMTWTKDKYMAARGQKARTLEGMQDLLNMKPDQSNVRRMHTAVKLNEVIVNKSHDAKLVLLNMPGPPRNPAGDENYMEFLEVLTEGLERVLLVRGGGSEVITIYS
- the EMC4 gene encoding ER membrane protein complex subunit 4; the encoded protein is MGTPLVASRGRRFKWAIELGGPGSGGRGRSDRGSGQGESLYPVGYSDKQVPDTSVQETDRILVEKRCWDVALGPLKQIPMNLFIMYMAGNTISIFPTMMVCMMAWRPLQALMAISATFKLLESSSQKFLQGLVYLIGNLLGLALAVYKCQSMGLLPTHASDWLAFIEPPERMEYTGGGLLL
- the LOC128846679 gene encoding cathepsin G-like encodes the protein MHHPLPQMALIMQFLLLLPMAFFLPPGALAGWITGGKEARSHSKPYMAFLNISMKHRHKRCGGFLIQKDFVLTAAHCDLGKIVVYLGAHNVTKRERSQQRLALRRKIPHPKYNNKTWENDLMLLQGDSGGPLVCDGTAQGIVSFGKDDGSPPRVFTRVSAYVPWIKKTMRKL